TGCTGGGGCTTTGGCCACATAGGCACCTCGTGCAACGCACCGGCAGCGCGCGGGCGCGCGTGCTTCAGATGCGGCAGCGAGGGGCACCAGGCGAGGAGCTGCACATCCGCCCCGAAATGTGTAGTGTGCGATACCAAGGGGAGGAACAGCGCCCACAGGATGGGGTCGGGACGCTGCGCGTCGGTTAGCGAACGGGGTCGGGGGCCCGTAGCCAGGAACATAACAGATGGCCAGGTTCTTCTTACAGGGCAACCTGAATCATAGCCGGGGGGCTCAGGACCTACTGAGCCAGTTCGCGCTGGAAGAGGGGGTGGATGTGTGTCTCATATCCGAGCCACACTCCATCCCGGGTGCAGACAGTTGGCTGAGCAGTGAGGATGGCCTTGCGGCCATATTTTGGAGGACGGAGGGTGATGCACCACGGTGCTCCCTACTGGAGAGGGGAAGGGGGTACGTAGCGGCTAAATGCGGAAATCTAGCAATTGTGTCTGTCTACATATCCCCCAACGTCTCCATGCAAGCCTTTGAGGCATTCATGGACGACCTGGATCGGGTGGTCCGGTCAGCAGGCGGTGGCGGTAGGGGAGTATTGGTGGGCGGCGATTTTAACGCCCGCTCGCCGACATGGGACCCAACGGGGAGCAACCGCAGGGGGGAGCTTCTGGAGAGATGGGCGGCGTCGTGCGGAATAAGCCTGCATAATGATGGGTGCACGGCAACATGTGTCAGGGCACAGGGCTATTCGGTTGTCGACCTGACGTGGTCGACGCCGAATTTGACGCCGATGGTACAGCAATGGCGGGTCCTTACGGAGACGGAGACGCTATCGGACCATCTCTACATAGTTTACGAGGTACGGGTCCCCCGGCGCGTAAGATCTGTGGCCGGGGGGGGACACGCACGATGGAACTGGCGTAAATTCAAAACAGAGTGCTTCCGGGAATCCCTAGAGACCTGTCTGGCATGGGGACCAACGGGAGAGGATCAGACCACATCGGCCGGCCTCGCCGCATGGGTGGAGAGAGCCATGACGCAGGCTTGCGACGCGGCTGCTCCCAGAGCCCGACCCAAGAGCTGCAGGAGGACCACACACTGGTGGAACGAGGACCTGACTGAACAGCGCAGGCGCTGCGTGGCAGCAAGAAGACGGCTTACCAGAATCAGGAGAGCGGCCAGCGGCCCCCACCATGATGCAGAGGCCGAGTACCGCGCCAGCAAACGGAGGCTGCGGGATGGCATCAAGGCTGCGAAGGCCAAAGCCTGGGAAGACCTCGTGGGTTCCGTGGAAGCGGACCCATGGGGCCTACCATACAAACTAGTGCTGGGCAGGCTTCGCACCGCCACGAGGGGGCTGACAGAAACTCTCGACAGCCAAACCCTGGGGAGACTCCTTACGGCGTTATTCCCAAGAGGAGAGGGCAGCGCACCGATAGGCCAGGAAGACCGGAGCTGGGATGAGGGTTGGGCGGTCACGACCGAAGAAGTTCAGTCCGCGTTTAAGAAGGGGAGCGGGCGAAACACCGCCCCGGGACCAGACGGCGTCAGAGGAGCCGCGTGGGCGGGAGTCCCCGAGGGGATGACCACCCTGATTGCCAAGATGTTTACGGCGTGCCTACGGGAGGGGCACGTCCCGCGAACTTGGAAGAGGGCCCGCCTAGTGCTCATCCCCAAAGGAGGCACGTCCGGCGGACCTCTTCCTAAGGTCAGACCTATATGCCTTCTGGGCGAACTGGGGAAGGCGTTTGAAAGGGTACTGGTTTCCCGATTGGGGGACTGGATGGAGGAGAACCCCCGGGCACGGCTGTCAGACGACCAGTACGGTTTTCGGAAAGGACGGTCAACAATCGACGCGCTCATTAGAGTGCGGGAGTTCGTCGAGGGCGCCACAAGGATGGGAGGCTGTGCGGTGGCTGTATCTCTTGATATAGCCAACGCGTTCAACAGCCTCCCATGGCCAGTCATCACGAACGCGCTCGCGACAAAGGGAGTACCCGCGTATATACGGCATGTTATTAACAATTATCTTTGTCACAGGTACGTCGAGTACGTAACGGAGGGCGGGGGAGTGAGCAGCCTGGAGGTGACAGCTGGAGTTCCGCAGGGATCTGTTTTAGGTCCCCTACTGTGGATCATGTCGTTCGACCAGGTCCTGCAGGTTGGAGCGGAGCCGGATACCGCGGTAGTATGTTACGCGGATGACACCCTGGTCCTGAGTGCCGCGGCGGATCCGGCTTCAGCGGTGGCGCTGGCCAACGTAATGGTGGCGAGGGTGTGCCGAAGCATAACGGGCCTTGGGCTGAGAATTTCTGCCGATAAGACGGAGGcggtcctcttcggccgcgcTGGAAAGGGGAAGGTGGGACACACCCCGGACGTGAGGGTGGGCTCGCAGAGGATCCCACTGGCGGGATCCATGAAGTACCTTGGGGTCTGGCTGGACTCCGGGCTTACGTTCCGGGTGCACTTCGCGGCGATGGAAGCAAAGGTCGGGGGCATCACGAGGGCCCTATCCCGACTAATGCCGAACCTGAGAGGGCCGTCGGAGGCGAAGCGGCGACTATATGCAGGGACCCTGTTCGCGGTCATCTTGTACGGGGCCCCGGTATGGGGGGACGTGGCGGAAGGATCCAGGCCCATCCAACGAGCCATGGGGAAACTCCAGCGGAAGATCTGCACGAGAGTGGTCGCGGCATACCGGACGGCGTCCATGGTATCCGTCACCCTGCTAGCCCGAACAACGCCGCTGCACTTGGTGGCTGGTGCCTACCGACGGGCATATGGCTGGATGCGGGAGGCGCGAGCGATTACGGGAGTCTACTCGGCTGAAGAAGCAAAGGCTGTAAGGGCGAGAGAGCTCCTCGTTGCCCGCGAATGTTGGAGGAGGTCCCTGGAGGGTCCCGACCTCCCCAGTGGGAGGTTGAGAGCGGCAATTGAAGGCAACTGGGATGAGTGGCACGGCAGGGGACACGGAGGGCTGACCTTCCGGCTGACCCAGGTGCTGACGGGCCACGGCTGTTTCGCCGACTTCCTGCACAGGATAGGAAGGGCGGAACGGCCGGACTGCCAGCACTGCGGGGGGGCCGCGGACACAGCGAGCCACACAGTGGAAACATGCCCAGCGTGGGCGGAGGATAGAGCGGCCCTGCGGGAGGCCATTGGGGGGGACCTGACCCTGCCTGGATTAGTACGAGCGATGTCGAGCTCGGGAGAGGGATGGGCGGCAGTGGCCCGCTTCGCGGAGCGGGTGATCGCCGCGAAAGAGATAGAGGAGAGAGCGCGGCAGCAGCAGGCCTCGCAGCGCGGGGGAAATGAGACCCGGTAGAGTAGGATACGCGGGCCGAACGGCAGAACAGCGGTAGTTCGGATAGGTGGGGACCTGAACGGGTTAGCGGGGTGGGTTGCCGGCCGAGCTCCGCTCCGTCCCTCAGGGCGGGCCGGGGGAGGCGCAGAGGGGCATAGGTGGTGACAGGTAGCGCGGCGTAGGTCGCAGTAGGCCCCCGGTTAGGGTTAGGGCTAGGGCCTCTCTGCCTAATGCCTCCTCTTCATCTTCGGCCCCAACCCCCTGGGACGGCGACTGGAGCGCGACGCCGTGCAGTCTTGCCCGGCCCCCGCGAGGGTAGTCTTGGCCCCTTAAGGGCGCAGAGAGTGGGAATCACCCTCGGCATTGGGCGGCTTCGACTCACGAAGCGACAGCCACAGAGCAGACAGGGGGAGGATCCTCACGAGGAAGTTAGTAGTCGTCACTATAGCTAGCGCGAGGGGAGGGAAGGGGTAGCGCAAGCCCCGACAGGCTGGATACGCAACCGCGTATAAGTGCCGGGGGGCTCCCTGAAGATATGCCTCGCGCGGTTCCGGGGAGTCCCCTACCCGCACCAGGGTGGCCGCTGGTTTTTTAGTGGGTGCGAGTCCCACACTACCCCGAGGATCCTTGCGCGGACCCTCGGGGTGTGCATAAGGCATTTTTCCAgcgataacaaaaaaaaaaaaaaaggttaggttaggttaggttaggttaggttaggttaggttaggttaggttaggttaggttaggttaggttaggtccCCTACGTCGGCTGTCACCTTGTCGTGGTGTAGGGGCTTGACGGCCGCGATGAATCTCGACGACCCGACGCCCCGGGGCTTCAAAACCCCGTGGCGGAAGTGATTCTAGACGAGCGTCCACTAAGAACAGTCGGCCCAGCCCCTCGGGGCTGGGTGTATGAATGTTAGTGTGAATGGGCGATGTATACATGGGATGCGGTCGGGGCCCCTGGGGCGATTTCTCAGAGACTAGCCAAGGAAGGAGTAGTTGCCGACCGACCGGGGCTGCGGGTGAAGTCAGTACCTTTACCGGACCTCTGTGGCGTACTACGGGTAAACGTAAGGCCACGGAACCTCGGTTCCCTGGCGAAGGTCCCAGGAAACCACATGTCCAAAGTGGGAGAACCGCTCCTCGCAGCTGACTGGAGCCAATCTGGGAGTCAAACCTCGGATCCCGGGCGCATGTGTGGAGGATTACCCGGTCAGTATTTCCTCATACCCGACGTCCGGTAGGGCAAATCCGGCAACGTCTTACCGGGTCGGGGCCTACCCTGTTTCGGATTGACAGGGGAATCCCCGGCCTGGCGACGTTAAAGATGTAGGGACGGGGGGTTCGAGCGGATAGGGCAGACCACCTGACAAACCGACAGCGGCTTCCGTTCGAGGGGGTAGGACTCTTACCGGCGGGGATAGATGCCACACCGCGGTGTGGCTGCCATGATGGCCGAACCGTCgttatttactttttgttaCAGAATGGATATCTCAATTTTTGATCACCCAAATAAACCCAAgcaaggaggaggaggagaggacAGGGAGATACGGGGACGCCCCATCGTTAGGGGAATTAGCTGGCCCCCAGTCACGGCAAATACGGGAACGGACCCAGTGGCTGATACACATGCGGCCAAGGCCCCTGGGAAggaggggaagggggagaCCACGACAACGGCACCTGCAGATAAGCAACCCCCGCAGACGCTGTGCCAACAGGGGAGCAAGAGGAAGGGGAGCGAGCTCACCCCACCAGGAGTCGCGAGTTCCACGGACGACGAGGAGCCGACCCTGTCGCGCAGGCCGGTAAGTACGCGGGGAGGCATACCGGGAGCCGTAGAAAGCGGGGCCGGAGAGGCGAGAGATGCGCCTTCGGCCAACGAGAGTGAAggacagcaacaacaacagcaaaaGAAAAGTACTGGTACGCGCCCTAAGGACAAAAAGCGGCGCGTTGTCCTCAACAACAAGGGAGCCTACGCCGCAGGGGGCTCGGACACAGACGACTCGGCATCCGAGGAAGTTACACACAGTCAACGTCCGGGGATGGCAAAACCCCCCCCTACCGCCACGAAGGCCAGGGGAAAGACCACCGGTACGGGGACGAGTTCCCCAGAAGACACGCCGGCGGGCATAGGTCCCGCCGAATACAGACATATGACCGCGGCAGATCTGGGAGCCCAGATCAGAGACTGGATTGAGGAAATCGATGGCATCAGGGTAAGATGCAAATCTATGAACGGTAGGATGAGCggggaaataaaaagaagagtGGGCTGGGCGAAAAACGCCTTGCTCACCCTTACCGGCAAAGCGGAAATGGCAGCCGGTCCCGCAGAGCTCCTGGAGGAGAAGAGGAGGTTGGAAATCCAGGTCCAGGATGGAatgagggagagagagaaactaCAGAGAAAGCTCGAGGAGTATCGGGTGGCCCTAGGGAGAGCCCAGACCGGGGCAAAAACCCCCGTCGTAGATACCTACGCGACGGTCACCAGGGGGACACCCCCAACAACGCTGTCGCTCGATATTCAGGCGGCAGCGGTGGGCACGGCAGTGGAAACCAGCGAGGGCCAGCCCACAGCGACGTCGACCGGCGCGTCAGATCTCGGACTCCAATTCACGGACTCCGAGCTTTACCTGGTCCCGGATGAGGACAGGGCCAGGAGTGAAGAGCTGGCCAGGCAAGCAGCGGCCCTCAGGCAAGTTCGAGAAGAGGTGAACCGGATCTCCCACATGCTGAGCAGCACGAGAGACGGGGGAAGCCCAAACCTAAGCCTCACCGCGACTGCCCTGGGCGCCGCAAGAGGAAGAGGTGCAGGCCCCGAACCGCCCAGCAAAGCGTCTGCGGTGCCTAACACTGCCCGAGAAACCGCCAAGCCTATGGTGGAAGCCCCAGGCGCGGCAGACTCCCCAATGGAGACAGACGACGTCGCTTGGGTCGAGGTGCGACGGAAAGGCGCGACGGCGAACgtaaagaggaagaagaaggaggagcgACTAACCGCAGGGACCCCCTCCGGAGGGGCAAACCATAGTGGGTCGGCAGCGGAGGCCAGACTAAGGGTCCCACCGTCGACACAGGCGCAGACAGGGGCGAGCAAACCGCCCGGAGTCGCGCGAAAGGCCCCGAGAACCGCGGCGGTTGCAATTAAGTGCAGAGGGGAGAGCTCCCGATATGCAGAAATCCTGCAATTCGCCCGTAGCAAAATACAACTAGAGGAGTTGGATATAGGAGGGACCAGGGTCCGGCGAGCAGCCAACGGTGGGGTACTCATTGAGATACCCGGACCCGAAAATGCAAAGAAGGCGGACGCCTTGGCGGAGCGGCTCTCCAACATAATCGGAGAGAGATATGGCGATGCGGTCCAGGTGACGCGACCGTCAACTAAGGGGGAGTTGAGAGTGCAAGGGCTGGACGATTCGGTTACAACTGAGGAGCTGGCCCGCACCCTAGCAGAGCAGGGAGGATGCGGCCCACAGGAGATACGTGTAGGCCCCCCTCGCAGAATGGCTGGCGGGCTCTTCAGCGCCTGGGTGCAATGCCCCCTAAGAGCAGCCACAACCGTAGCGGCAAAGGGGAAATTTAAAATAGGCTGGACCATAGCCAGAGTCGAGCTACTGGAGGCGCGGCCCCGGCAATGTTATAGGTGCTGGGGCTTTGGCCACATAGGCACCTCGTGCAACGCACCGGCAGCGCGCGGGCGCGCGTGCTTCAGATGCGGCAGCGAGGGGCACCAGGCGAGGAGCTGCACATCCGCCCCGAAATGTGTAGTGTGCGATACCAAGGGGAGGAACAGCGCCCACAGGATGGGGTCGGGACGCTGCGCGTCGGTTAGCGAACGGGGTCGGGGGCCCGTAGCCAGGAACATAACAGATGGCCAGGTTCTTCTTACAGGGCAACCTGAATCATAGCCGGGGGGCTCAGGACCTACTGAGCCAGTTCGCGCTGGAAGAGGGGGTGGATGTGTGTCTCATATCCGAGCCACACTCCATCCCGGGTGCAGACAGTTGGCTGAGCAGTGAGGATGGCCTTGCGGCCATATTTTGGAGGACGGAGGGTGATGCACCACGGTGCTCCCTACTGGAGAGGGGAAGGGGGTACGTAGCGGCTAAATGCGGAAATCTAGCAATTGTGTCTGTCTACATATCCCCCAACGTCTCCATGCAAGCCTTTGAGGCATTCATGGACGACCTGGATCGGGTGGTCCGGTCAGCAGGCGGTGGCGGTAGGGGAGTATTGGTGGGCGGCGATTTTAACGCCCGCTCGCCGACATGGGACCCAACGGGGAGCAACCGCAGGGGGGAGCTTCTGGAGAGATGGGCGGCGTCGTGCGGAATAAGCCTGCATAATGATGGGTGCACGGCAACATGTGTCAGGGCACAGGGCTATTCGGTTGTCGACCTGACGTGGTCGACGCCGAATTTGACGCCGATGGTACAGCAATGGCGGGTCCTTACGGAGACGGAGACGCTATCGGACCATCTCTACATAGTTTACGAGGTACGGGTCCCCCGGCGCGTAAGATCTGTGGCCGGGGGGGGACACGCACGATGGAACTGGCGTAAATTCAAAACAGAGTGCTTCCGGGAATCCCTAGAGACCTGTCTGGCATGGGGACCAACGGGAGAGGATCAGACCACATCGGCCGGCCTCGCCGCATGGGTGGAGAGAGCCATGACGCAGGCTTGCGACGCGGCTGCTCCCAGAGCCCGACCCAAGAGCTGCAGGAGGACCACACACTGGTGGAACGAGGACCTGACTGAACAGCGCAGGCGCTGCGTGGCAGCAAGAAGACGGCTTACCAGAATCAGGAGAGCGGCCAGCGGCCCCCACCATGATGCAGAGGCCGAGTACCGCGCCAGCAAACGGAGGCTGCGGGATGGCATCAAGGCTGCGAAGGCCAAAGCCTGGGAAGACCTCGTGGGTTCCGTGGAAGCGGACCCATGGGGCCTACCATACAAACTAGTGCTGGGCAGGCTTCGCACCGCCACGAGGGGGCTGACAGAAACTCTCGACAGCCAAACCCTGGGGAGACTCCTTACGGCGTTATTCCCAAGAGGAGAGGGCAGCGCACCGATAGGCCAGGAAGACCGGAGCTGGGATGAGGGTTGGGCGGTCACGACCGAAGAAGTTCAGTCCGCGTTTAAGAAGGGGAGCGGGCGAAACACCGCCCCGGGACCAGACGGCGTCAGAGGAGCCGCGTGGGCGGGAGTCCCCGAGGGGATGACCACCCTGATTGCCAGGATGTTTACGGCGTGCCTACGGGAGGGGCACGTCCCGCGAACTTGGAAGAGGGCCCGCCTAGTGCTCATCCCCAAAGGAGGCACGTCCGGCGGACCTCTTCCTAAGGTCAGACCTATATGCCTTCTGGGCGAACTGGGGAAGGCGTTTGAAAGGGTACTGGTTTCCCGATTGGGGGACTGGATGGAGGAGAACCCCCGGGCACGGCTGTCAGACGACCAGTACGGTTTTCGGAAAGGACGGTCAACGATCGACGCGCTCATTAGAGTGCGGGAGTTCGTCGAGGGCGCCACAAGGATGGGAGGCTGTGCGGTGGCTGTATCTCTTGATATAGCCAACGCGTTCAACAGCCTCCCATGGCCAGTCATCACGAACGCGCTCGCGACAAAGGGAGTACCCGCGTATATACGGCATGTTATTAACAACTATCTTTGTCACAGGTACGTCGAGTACGTAACGGAGGGCGGGGGAGTGAGCAGCCTGGAGGTGACAGCTGGAGTTCCGCAGGGATCTGTTTTAGGTCCCCTACTGTGGATCATGTCGTTCGACCAGGTCCTGCAGGTTGGAGCGGAGCCGGATACCGCGGTAGTATGTTACGCGGATGACACCCTGGTCCTGAGTGCCGCGGCGGATCCGGCTTCAGCGGTGGCGCTGGCCAACGTAATGGTGGCGAGGGTGTGCCGAAGCATAACGGGCCTTGGGCTGAGAATTTCTGCCGATAAGACGGAGGcggtcctcttcggccgcgcTGGAAAGAGGATGGTGGGACACACACCGGACGTGAGGGTGGGCTCGCAGAGGATCCCACTGGCGGGATCCATGAAGTACCTTGGGGTCTGGCTGGACTCCGGGCTTACGTTCCGGGTGCACTTCGCGGCGATGGAAGCAAAGGTCGGGGGCATCACGAGGGCCCTATCCCGACTAATGCCGAACCTGAGAGGGCCGTCGGAGGCGAAGCGGCGACTATATGCAGGGACCCTGTTCGCGGTCATCTTGTACGGGGCCCCGGTATGGGGGGACGTGGCGGAAGGATCCAGGCCCATCCAACGAGCCATGGGGAAACTCCAGCGGAAGATCTGCACGAGAGTGGTCGCGGCATACCGGACGGCGTCCATGGTATCCGTCACCCTGCTAGCCCGAACAACGCCGCTGCACTTGGTGGCTGGTGCCTACCGACGGGCATATGGCTGGATGCGGGAGGCGCGAGCGATTACGGGAGTCTACTCGGCTGAAGAAGCAAAGGCTGTAAGGGCGAGAGAGCTCCTCGTTGCCCGCGAATGTTGGAGGAGGTCCCTGGAGGGTCCCGACCTCCCCAGTGGGAGGTTGAGAGCGGCGATTGAAGGCAACTGGGATGAGTGGCACGGCAGGGGACACGGAGGGCTGACCTTCCGGCTGACCCAGGTGCTGACGGGCCACGGCTGTTTCGCCGACTTCCTGCACAGGATAGGAAGGGCGGAACGGCCGGACTGCCAGCACTGCGGGGGGGCCGCGGACACAGCGAGCCACACAGTGGAAACATGCCCAGCGTGGGCGGAGGATAGGGCGGCCCTGCGGGAGGCCATTGGGGGGGACCTGACCCTGCCTGGATTAGTACGAGCGATGTCGAGCTCGGGAGAGGGATGGGCGGCAGTGGCCCGCTTCGCGGAGCGGGTGATCGCCGCGAAAGAGATAGAGGAGAGAGCGCGGCAGCAGCAGGCCTCGCAGCGCGGGGGAAATGAGACCCGGTAGGGTAGGATACGCGGGCCGAACGGCAGAACAGCGGTAGTTCGGATAGGTGGGGACCTGAACGGGTTGGCGGGGTGGGTTGCCGGCCGAGCTCCGCTCCGTCCCTCAGGGCGGGCCGGGGGAGGCGCAGAGGGGCATAGGTGGTGACAGGTAGCGCGGCGTAGGTCGCAGTAGGCCCCCGGTTAGGGTTAGGGCTAGGGCCTCTCTGCCTAATGCCTCCTCTTCATCTTCGGCCCCAACCCCCTGGGACGGCGACTGGAGCGCGACGCCGTGCAGTCTTGCCCGGCCCCCGCGAGGGTAGTCTTGGCCCCTTAAGGGCGCAGAGAGTGGGAATCACCCTCGGCATTGGGCGGCTTCGACTCACGAAGCGACAGCCACAGAGCAGACAGGGGGAGGATCCTCACGAGGAAGTTAGTAGTCGTCACTATAGCTAGCGCGAGGGGAGGGAAGGGGAAGCGCAAGCCCCGACAGGTTGGATACGCAACCGCGTATAAGTGCCGGGGGGCTCCCTGAAGATATGCCTCGCGCGGTTCCGGGGAGTCCCCTACCCGCACCAGGGTGGCCGCTGGTTTTTTAGTGGGTGCGAGTCCCACACTACCCCGAGGATCCTTGCGCGGACCCTCGGGGTGTGCATAAGGCATTTTTCCAgcgataacaaaaaaaaaaaaaaaaaaaggttaggttaggttccggttaggttaggttaggttaggttaggttaggttaggttaggttaggttaggttaggttaggttaggttaggttaggttaggttaggttaggttaggttaggttaggttaggttaggttaggttaggttaggttaggttaggttaggttaggttaggttccCCTACGTCGGCTGTCACCTTGTCGTGGTGTAGGGGCTTGACGGCCGCGATGAATCTCGACGACCCGACGCCCCGGGGCTTCAAAACCCCGTGGCGGAAGTGATTCTAGACGAGCGTCCACTAAGAACAGCCGGCCCAGCCCCTCGGGGCTGGGTGTATGAATGTTAGTGTGAATGGGCGATGTATACATGGGATGCGGTCGGGGCCCCTGGGGCGATTTCTCAGAGACTAGCCAAGGAAGGAGTAGTTGCCGACCGACCGGGGCTGCGGGTGAAGTCAGTACCTTTACCGGACCTCTGTGGCGTACTACGGGTAAACGTAAGGCCACGGAACCTCGGTTCCCTGGCGAAGGTCCCAGGAAACCACATGTCCAAAGTGGGAGAACCGCTCCTCGCAGCTGACTGGAGCCAATCTGGGAGTCAAACCTCGGATCCCGGGCGCATGTGTGGAGGATTACCCGGTCAGTATTTCCTCATACCCGACGTCCGGTAGGGCAAATCCGGCAACGTCTTACCGGGTCGGGGCCTACCCTGTTTCGGATTGACAGGGGAATCCCCGGCCTGGCGACGTTAAAGATGTAGGGACGGGGGGTTCGAGCGGATAGGGCAGACCACCTGACAAACCGACAGCGGCTTCCGTTCGAGGGGGTAGGACTCTTACCGGCGGGGATAGATGCCACACCGCGGTGTGGCTGCCATGATGGCCGAACCGTCgttatttactttttgttaCAGAATGGATATCTCAATTTTTGATCACCCAAATAAACCCAAgcaaggaggaggaggagaggacAGGGAGATACGGGGACGCCCCATCGTTAGGGGAATTAGCTGGCCCCCAGTCACGGCAAATACGGGAACGGACCCAGTGGCTGATACACATGCGGCCAAGGCCCCTGGGAAggaggggaagggggagaCCACGACAACGGCACCTGCAGATAAGCAACCCCCGCAGACGCTGTGCCAACAGGGGAGCAAGAGGAAGGGGAGCGAGCTCACCCCACCAGGAGTCGCGAGTTCCACGGACGACGAGGAGCCGACCCTGTCGCGCAGGCCGGTAAGTACGCGGGGAGGCATACCGGGAGCCGTAGAAAGCGGGGCCGGAGAGGCGAGAGATGCGCCTTCGGCCAACGAGAGTGAAggacagcaacaacaacagcaaaaGAAAAGTACTGGTACGCGCCCTAAGGACAAAAAGCGGCGCGTTGTCCTCAACAACAAGGGAGCCTACGCCGCAGGGGGCTCGGACACAGACGACTCGGCATCCGAGGAAGTTACACACAGTCAACGTCCGGGGATGGTAAAACCCCCCCCTACCGCCACGAAGGCCAGGGGAAAGACCACCGGTACGGGGACGAGTTCCCCAGAAGACACGCCGGCGGGCATAGGTCCCGCCGAATACAGACATATGACCGCGGCAGATCTGGGAGCCCAGATCAGAGACTGGATTGAGGAAATCGATGGCATCAGGGTAAGATGCAAAT
This region of Neodiprion virginianus isolate iyNeoVirg1 chromosome 7, iyNeoVirg1.1, whole genome shotgun sequence genomic DNA includes:
- the LOC124309508 gene encoding uncharacterized protein LOC124309508; amino-acid sequence: MYTWDAVGAPGAISQRLAKEGVVADRPGLRVKSVPLPDLCGVLRVNVRPRNLGSLAKVPGNHMSKVGEPLLAADWSQSGSQTSDPGRMCGGLPGQYFLIPDVRMDISIFDHPNKPKQGGGGEDREIRGRPIVRGISWPPVTANTGTDPVADTHAAKAPGKEGKGETTTTAPADKQPPQTLCQQGSKRKGSELTPPGVASSTDDEEPTLSRRPVSTRGGIPGAVESGAGEARDAPSANESEGQQQQQQKKSTGTRPKDKKRRVVLNNKGAYAAGGSDTDDSASEEVTHSQRPGMAKPPPTATKARGKTTGTGTSSPEDTPAGIGPAEYRHMTAADLGAQIRDWIEEIDGIRVRCKSMNGRMSGEIKRRVGWAKNALLTLTGKAEMAAGPAELLEEKRRLEIQVQDGMREREKLQRKLEEYRVALGRAQTGAKTPVVDTYATVTRGTPPTTLSLDIQAAAVGTAVETSEGQPTATSTGASDLGLQFTDSELYLVPDEDRARSEELARQAAALRQVREEVNRISHMLSSTRDGGSPNLSLTATALGAARGRGAGPEPPSKASAVPNTARETAKPMVEAPGAADSPMETDDVAWVEVRRKGATANVKRKKKEERLTAGTPSGGANHSGSAAEARLRVPPSTQAQTGASKPPGVARKAPRTAAVAIKCRGESSRYAEILQFARSKIQLEELDIGGTRVRRAANGGVLIEIPGPENAKKADALAERLSNIIGERYGDAVQVTRPSTKGELRVQGLDDSVTTEELARTLAEQGGCGPQEIRVGPPRRMAGGLFSAWVQCPLRAATTVAAKGKFKIGWTIARVELLEARPRQCYRCWGFGHIGTSCNAPAARGRACFRCGSEGHQARSCTSAPKCVVCDTKGRNSAHRMGSGRCASGNLNHSRGAQDLLSQFALEEGVDVCLISEPHSIPGADSWLSSEDGLAAIFWRTEGDAPRCSLLERGRGYVAAKCGNLAIVSVYISPNVSMQAFEAFMDDLDRVVRSAGGGGRGVLVGGDFNARSPTWDPTGSNRRGELLERWAASCGISLHNDGCTATCVRAQGYSVVDLTWSTPNLTPMVQQWRVLTETETLSDHLYIVYEVRVPRRVRSVAGGGHARWNWRKFKTECFRESLETCLAWGPTGEDQTTSAGLAAWVERAMTQACDAAAPRARPKSCRRTTHWWNEDLTEQRRRCVAARRRLTRIRRAASGPHHDAEAEYRASKRRLRDGIKAAKAKAWEDLVGSVEADPWGLPYKLVLGRLRTATRGLTETLDSQTLGRLLTALFPRGEGSAPIGQEDRSWDEGWAVTTEEVQSAFKKGSGRNTAPGPDGVRGAAWAGVPEGMTTLIARMFTACLREGHVPRTWKRARLVLIPKGGTSGGPLPKVRPICLLGELGKAFERVLVSRLGDWMEENPRARLSDDQYGFRKGRSTIDALIRVREFVEGATRMGGCAVAVSLDIANAFNSLPWPVITNALATKGVPAYIRHVINNYLCHRYVEYVTEGGGVSSLEVTAGVPQGSVLGPLLWIMSFDQVLQVGAEPDTAVVCYADDTLVLSAAADPASAVALANVMVARVCRSITGLGLRISADKTEAVLFGRAGKRMVGHTPDVRVGSQRIPLAGSMKYLGVWLDSGLTFRVHFAAMEAKVGGITRALSRLMPNLRGPSEAKRRLYAGTLFAVILYGAPVWGDVAEGSRPIQRAMGKLQRKICTRVVAAYRTASMVSVTLLARTTPLHLVAGAYRRAYGWMREARAITGVYSAEEAKAVRARELLVARECWRRSLEGPDLPSGRLRAAIEGNWDEWHGRGHGGLTFRLTQVLTGHGCFADFLHRIGRAERPDCQHCGGAADTASHTVETCPAWAEDRAALREAIGGDLTLPGLVRAMSSSGEGWAAVARFAERVIAAKEIEERARQQQASQRGGNETR